Proteins encoded by one window of Anaerosalibacter sp. Marseille-P3206:
- the era gene encoding GTPase Era, producing the protein MYKSGFVTIVGRANVGKSTLLNNIIGEKVSIISDKPQTTRNKIQCVYTESDHQIVFLDTPGIHKPKNRLGEYMMNVSKNTLREVDVVTFMVDNSKTIGQLDEFIISQLKGINTTKILLINKIDKLSMDEIAELILMYQKLNIFEEIIPVSALNGTNVKEYVEVIKNLLPEGPQYFPEDMITDRPERFIISEIIREKTLNYLEEEVPHGIFVAIDMMNIRDDRDLIDVHATIYCERESHKGIIIGKNGRKLKGIGKSARMDIERLLGSQVNLQLWVKVEKNWRDKANKIKYFGYE; encoded by the coding sequence ATGTATAAATCAGGATTTGTTACAATAGTAGGTAGAGCAAATGTTGGTAAATCAACGCTTTTAAACAATATAATAGGAGAAAAAGTATCAATTATATCTGATAAACCTCAGACTACAAGAAATAAAATACAATGTGTATATACTGAAAGTGACCATCAAATAGTATTTTTAGATACACCTGGTATTCACAAACCAAAGAATAGACTTGGAGAATACATGATGAATGTATCAAAAAATACTTTAAGAGAAGTGGATGTAGTTACTTTCATGGTTGACAATAGTAAAACAATTGGTCAATTAGATGAATTTATAATATCTCAGTTAAAAGGGATCAATACAACAAAAATACTTCTAATAAATAAAATAGACAAATTGTCTATGGATGAAATTGCTGAGTTAATCCTTATGTATCAAAAATTGAATATATTTGAAGAGATTATACCTGTATCAGCATTAAATGGTACTAATGTTAAAGAATATGTTGAAGTAATTAAAAACTTATTACCTGAGGGACCACAATATTTTCCAGAGGATATGATTACAGATAGACCGGAAAGATTTATTATCTCTGAAATCATAAGAGAAAAAACTCTTAATTATTTAGAAGAAGAAGTTCCTCATGGAATATTTGTTGCAATTGATATGATGAATATAAGAGATGATAGAGATTTGATAGATGTTCATGCAACTATATATTGTGAAAGAGAATCCCATAAAGGCATAATAATAGGCAAAAATGGTAGAAAGTTAAAGGGCATAGGTAAAAGTGCAAGAATGGATATAGAAAGGCTTTTAGGTAGTCAAGTCAATCTTCAATTATGGGTAAAGGTAGAGAAAAATTGGAGAGATAAAGCAAATAAGATTAAGTATTTTGGATATGAATAA
- the recO gene encoding DNA repair protein RecO: MLVKSEGIVLREVKFEDTNKILTIFSRKYGKVNAISRGVLRPRSPLLASSQVFAYSDYTFFKGKSFYHINQGDIIDSFYDIRKNMNRLLYSSYVLELVESSIVEEEPNEKLFKLLIKALSVLSQMNTGFLKFIISFEIKYISFIGYRPCLDKCVLCGNEINEPMRFSKRHGGVVCKNCFSIENFNEPMDFAMLKYLELLLFTSLDDLENLKIPKDIMFKLQDLMVKYILTCLEKNKFCTLEFIKSIQNNGGI, encoded by the coding sequence ATGCTTGTTAAATCGGAAGGAATTGTGTTAAGAGAGGTAAAATTTGAGGATACAAACAAAATTCTCACTATTTTTTCTAGAAAATATGGTAAAGTCAATGCTATTTCAAGGGGAGTTTTAAGACCTCGCAGTCCTCTCTTGGCTAGTAGTCAGGTCTTTGCCTATAGTGATTATACTTTTTTTAAGGGAAAAAGTTTTTATCATATAAATCAAGGAGATATTATTGATTCTTTTTATGATATTAGAAAAAATATGAATAGATTACTCTATTCTTCTTATGTACTTGAGCTTGTAGAGTCTTCTATTGTAGAAGAAGAACCAAATGAAAAACTTTTTAAATTATTAATAAAAGCATTAAGTGTATTGTCTCAGATGAATACTGGTTTTTTAAAATTTATAATTAGTTTTGAAATAAAATATATTTCCTTTATAGGTTATAGACCATGTTTAGACAAATGTGTATTATGTGGAAATGAGATAAATGAACCTATGAGATTTAGCAAAAGGCATGGTGGAGTAGTATGTAAAAATTGTTTTAGTATTGAGAATTTCAACGAACCAATGGATTTTGCTATGTTAAAATATTTAGAGTTATTACTATTTACATCTCTAGATGATTTAGAAAACCTAAAAATACCTAAGGATATCATGTTTAAATTACAAGATTTAATGGTAAAATATATACTAACTTGTTTAGAAAAAAATAAATTTTGTACATTAGAATTCATTAAATCTATACAAAATAATGGAGGGATATAA
- the glyS gene encoding glycine--tRNA ligase subunit beta has product MNNKYLLEIGVEELPARFVNSTLTQIKNYTEKLFKEERISFEDMKLYSTPRRLVLIIEGLPERQENLEGLVKGPSKKIAFDNEDNPTKALQGFLRGQGATIEEVIIKEYNGEEYVYINKVKEGKAVEDILKENMGNMIRSISFPKSMRWGGKNLRFARPIRWLLSILNDRVAEFSLEGIVASNITRGHRFLGSNHIEINHVDEYFEKLKDNYVIVDGNKRKEKIKYGCEKLAREKGGTLLPDEALLDEITNIVEYPTPMIGRIDEEYLKLPKEVVTTPMKEHQRYFPVVDDKKRLLPYFITVRNGNDEYLDTVIKGNEKVIGARLEDAKFFYNEDIKIPLEDYVEDLKYIIFQEKLGTLYEKTIRVQKLAVKIGNYLEVGEETEKNIERAGYLSKADLVTNMVDEFTELQGVMGREYAKISGENEITSLAIYEQYLPRFSGDELPTTTAGAILSIASKLDTIAGCFAIGIQPTSSQDPYGLRRQALGIINIILDKKLNLSMEELIDFALYIYVDENGLAFDYNKVKGEIIDFFNGRIKNMFIDMGIRYDIVDAVLGTGIDDIFDLKLRADKLNTWLDKEGLNDILTAFNRVKTLADKASNDDSKRDLLVEQEEIELFETFHVVEEKVLSSLDRKEYDKALDQMISLSEPIDNFFDHVMVMVDDENIKNNRLGLLKRISDTMLLICDLSKIVYK; this is encoded by the coding sequence ATGAATAATAAATATTTATTAGAAATTGGGGTAGAAGAGTTACCTGCTAGATTTGTAAATAGCACATTAACTCAAATAAAAAACTACACAGAAAAATTATTTAAAGAGGAAAGAATCTCTTTTGAAGATATGAAACTATATTCAACTCCAAGAAGATTAGTACTCATTATAGAGGGTTTGCCTGAAAGACAGGAGAATTTAGAGGGATTAGTAAAAGGCCCTTCTAAAAAAATAGCATTTGACAATGAAGACAATCCTACAAAGGCATTGCAGGGATTTTTAAGAGGTCAAGGTGCAACAATTGAGGAAGTCATCATTAAAGAGTACAATGGAGAAGAATATGTATATATAAATAAAGTAAAAGAAGGTAAAGCTGTAGAAGATATATTGAAAGAAAATATGGGCAATATGATAAGAAGTATATCTTTTCCTAAATCAATGAGATGGGGAGGAAAAAACTTACGTTTTGCTCGTCCTATAAGATGGCTTTTATCTATACTAAATGATAGAGTAGCGGAATTTTCTCTAGAAGGTATAGTTGCTTCAAATATAACTAGAGGACATAGATTTTTAGGAAGTAATCATATAGAAATTAATCATGTTGATGAGTATTTTGAAAAACTTAAAGATAATTATGTAATAGTCGATGGAAATAAGAGAAAAGAAAAGATAAAATATGGTTGTGAAAAATTAGCGAGAGAAAAAGGTGGAACACTACTGCCAGATGAAGCATTATTAGATGAAATAACCAATATTGTTGAATATCCTACACCTATGATAGGAAGGATTGACGAAGAATATTTAAAATTGCCAAAAGAAGTAGTGACTACTCCTATGAAGGAACATCAAAGATATTTTCCAGTAGTAGATGATAAGAAAAGACTATTGCCATATTTTATAACTGTTAGAAATGGAAATGATGAGTATCTAGATACTGTTATAAAGGGTAATGAAAAGGTAATAGGTGCAAGACTTGAGGATGCTAAGTTTTTCTACAATGAAGATATAAAAATACCTTTAGAAGATTATGTAGAAGATTTAAAATACATCATTTTCCAAGAAAAATTAGGTACTCTTTATGAAAAGACTATTAGAGTTCAAAAATTAGCTGTTAAGATAGGTAACTATCTTGAAGTAGGTGAAGAAACAGAGAAAAACATAGAAAGAGCAGGATATCTTTCAAAGGCAGATCTAGTAACCAATATGGTAGATGAATTTACTGAATTGCAAGGAGTTATGGGTAGAGAGTATGCAAAGATATCAGGTGAAAATGAAATAACTAGTTTAGCTATATATGAACAATATCTACCTAGATTTTCTGGGGATGAACTCCCAACTACTACTGCAGGTGCTATTTTAAGCATTGCTAGTAAGCTAGATACAATAGCAGGTTGTTTTGCAATAGGAATACAACCAACTAGTTCTCAGGATCCTTATGGTTTAAGAAGGCAAGCACTAGGTATAATCAATATAATATTAGACAAAAAGTTAAATCTCTCTATGGAAGAATTAATTGACTTTGCATTATATATTTATGTAGATGAAAATGGATTAGCTTTTGATTATAATAAGGTTAAAGGTGAAATAATAGATTTCTTTAATGGAAGAATAAAAAATATGTTTATCGATATGGGTATAAGATATGATATTGTAGATGCAGTACTTGGAACAGGAATAGATGATATTTTTGATCTTAAATTAAGAGCTGATAAGTTGAATACTTGGCTTGATAAGGAAGGCCTAAATGATATACTTACTGCATTTAACAGGGTTAAGACACTAGCGGACAAAGCTAGTAATGATGATTCAAAGAGAGATTTACTAGTAGAACAAGAAGAAATTGAACTATTTGAAACATTCCATGTTGTAGAAGAAAAGGTGTTATCATCTTTAGATAGGAAAGAATATGACAAAGCATTAGATCAGATGATATCTCTTAGTGAACCTATTGACAACTTTTTTGATCATGTCATGGTAATGGTTGATGATGAAAACATTAAAAACAATAGACTAGGGCTTTTAAAGAGAATATCAGATACTATGCTTTTGATTTGTGATTTATCAAAAATTGTTTATAAATAA
- a CDS encoding deoxyguanosinetriphosphate triphosphohydrolase — MNIRLKTEEVENLILSEFATLSQNSKGRLIEEPNCNIRTVFQRDRDRIIHSKAFRRLKHKTQVFISPGGDHYRTRLTHTLEVSQISRTLARALRLNEDLTEAIALGHDLGHTPFGHTGENVLNSVHPNGFRHNEQSLRIVDFLEHNAKRIGLNLTHEVRDGILNHSGNNKPNTLEGLIVRKADRIAYINHDIDDSIRANIISPDEIPVDCVKVLGETHGERINTMILDIINNSMGKNSIYMSEEIEYYTMKLRDFMFEKVYLNRKAKKEEEKAEYIILELYKYYYKKPENLPLEHRMFYEERGFLKEDMVCDYIAGMTDRYAINLFYNIFIPKPWEKY, encoded by the coding sequence ATGAACATACGTTTAAAAACTGAAGAAGTTGAAAATCTTATATTATCGGAATTTGCCACCCTTAGCCAAAATTCAAAAGGTAGGCTAATAGAAGAACCTAACTGTAATATTAGAACTGTTTTCCAGCGGGATCGAGATAGGATTATTCATTCTAAAGCATTTAGAAGATTGAAGCATAAGACTCAAGTTTTTATTTCGCCCGGAGGAGATCATTATAGAACAAGACTTACTCATACCTTGGAAGTATCGCAGATTTCTAGAACCTTAGCAAGGGCATTAAGATTAAATGAAGACTTAACTGAAGCTATTGCTTTAGGACATGATTTAGGTCATACACCTTTTGGACATACAGGGGAAAATGTATTAAACAGTGTTCACCCAAATGGTTTTAGGCATAATGAGCAAAGTTTAAGAATTGTAGATTTTTTAGAACACAATGCTAAAAGAATAGGTCTTAATTTGACACATGAGGTAAGGGATGGTATACTCAATCATTCTGGTAATAATAAACCCAATACATTGGAGGGTTTAATTGTTAGAAAAGCGGATAGAATAGCTTATATTAACCATGATATAGATGACTCTATTAGAGCTAATATTATATCTCCTGACGAAATACCAGTAGATTGTGTAAAAGTATTAGGTGAAACCCATGGTGAGAGGATCAATACTATGATATTGGATATTATAAATAACTCTATGGGTAAAAATAGTATATATATGAGTGAAGAAATTGAATATTATACAATGAAGCTTAGAGATTTCATGTTTGAAAAAGTTTATTTAAATAGAAAAGCCAAAAAAGAGGAAGAAAAAGCAGAGTATATTATTTTGGAATTATATAAATATTATTATAAGAAACCAGAGAATCTCCCGTTAGAGCATAGAATGTTTTACGAGGAAAGAGGTTTTTTAAAAGAGGATATGGTATGTGATTATATTGCTGGAATGACAGATAGATACGCAATTAATCTTTTTTACAATATTTTCATACCAAAACCTTGGGAAAAATATTAA
- the dnaG gene encoding DNA primase encodes MNYLIDDEIIERVRSSSDIVEIISQYITLKKTGSNYTGLCPFHSEKTPSFTVSPAKQFYHCFGCGEGGDVISFIMKEENLSFPEAVKLLADRLGIIIEEKDDPKSRELKKKKELIYKINKDAARFFYQSLYNNEMGLAYLKKRSIDKKTMNKFGIGFADSSWDSLYRHLINKGYAEKDLESAGLIIKRKDSSGFYDRFRNRIIFPIIDTNRKVLAFGGRIIDSSMPKYLNSPETSVFLKGNNLFGLNIVNQETDRSKIVLVEGYMDVISLYNNGINYCVASLGTAFTLNQAKILKKFNDEIYICYDSDLAGFKATDRAMDILKEEGINAKVILLPSGKDPDDFVSERGKKGFEELLKDSLNYIDFKIRYIKTKYNFNEVEGKIQFAKEMGKFLKEIDSPIERDVFLDKIVLETGISKEAILKEFSSKFNRMTYTEDKYIKNKYRNNKDKIIPVKNVLEPAHLKAEKCIIYLIAKNEKIFKKIKDKLSPEDFLNYECRELAEFIFSSYEENQIINLKELYTHFHEIEDIDDNKMMEILNQNINISEEDIDSLIEDLIETIIYSKLKHRRNEITSEISIFESKKDKNERDVERFKQLCIELLEIDRKMN; translated from the coding sequence ATGAATTATTTAATTGATGATGAAATAATTGAAAGGGTGCGATCTAGTAGTGATATTGTAGAAATCATATCTCAATATATTACATTAAAAAAAACTGGTTCAAACTATACTGGATTATGTCCTTTCCATAGTGAAAAGACTCCTTCTTTTACTGTCTCACCTGCAAAGCAATTTTATCATTGTTTTGGTTGTGGTGAAGGAGGCGATGTAATTTCTTTCATAATGAAAGAGGAAAATTTATCTTTTCCGGAAGCTGTAAAATTGCTAGCTGATAGATTAGGCATAATAATAGAAGAAAAAGATGATCCAAAAAGCAGGGAATTGAAAAAGAAAAAAGAATTAATTTATAAAATAAATAAAGATGCTGCTAGGTTTTTTTATCAGAGTTTGTATAATAATGAGATGGGATTAGCATATTTAAAAAAGCGTTCTATTGATAAGAAAACAATGAATAAGTTTGGTATAGGGTTTGCTGATAGTTCATGGGATAGTTTATATAGACATTTGATTAATAAAGGATATGCAGAAAAAGATTTAGAAAGTGCTGGTTTAATAATCAAAAGAAAAGACAGTAGTGGATTTTATGATAGATTTAGAAATAGAATTATTTTTCCCATAATAGATACCAATAGAAAAGTATTAGCATTTGGAGGAAGAATAATAGATTCATCCATGCCCAAGTATTTAAATTCTCCTGAAACATCAGTTTTTTTAAAAGGTAACAATTTATTTGGTCTTAATATAGTTAATCAGGAAACAGATAGAAGTAAGATTGTCTTAGTTGAAGGGTATATGGATGTAATTTCATTATATAATAATGGTATTAATTATTGTGTAGCTAGTTTAGGCACAGCTTTTACACTAAATCAAGCAAAGATTTTAAAAAAATTCAATGATGAGATTTATATTTGTTATGATTCTGATTTAGCAGGTTTTAAAGCTACAGACAGAGCAATGGATATTCTAAAAGAAGAAGGTATAAATGCAAAAGTTATTTTACTGCCATCAGGAAAAGATCCTGATGATTTTGTAAGTGAAAGAGGAAAAAAAGGCTTTGAGGAATTATTGAAAGACAGTTTAAATTATATAGATTTTAAAATTAGATATATTAAGACTAAATACAATTTTAATGAGGTGGAAGGTAAGATACAATTTGCCAAAGAAATGGGGAAGTTTTTAAAAGAAATTGATAGCCCCATAGAAAGAGATGTATTTCTTGATAAAATCGTACTGGAAACAGGTATTTCAAAAGAAGCTATTTTAAAAGAGTTTTCAAGTAAGTTCAATAGAATGACTTATACTGAGGACAAGTATATTAAAAATAAATATAGAAATAATAAAGATAAAATAATACCTGTAAAAAATGTTCTAGAACCTGCACATTTAAAAGCAGAAAAATGCATTATTTATCTTATAGCAAAGAATGAAAAAATATTTAAGAAAATAAAAGATAAGTTAAGTCCAGAAGATTTTTTGAATTATGAATGTAGGGAGTTAGCAGAGTTTATTTTTTCATCCTATGAAGAAAATCAAATAATCAATTTAAAGGAACTGTATACACATTTTCATGAGATAGAAGATATAGATGACAATAAAATGATGGAAATTTTAAACCAGAATATAAATATTTCTGAAGAGGATATTGATAGTTTAATAGAAGATTTAATAGAAACTATAATATATTCTAAGTTAAAACACAGAAGAAATGAAATTACAAGTGAAATAAGTATATTTGAGTCAAAAAAAGATAAAAATGAAAGGGATGTTGAAAGATTCAAACAGTTATGTATAGAGCTTTTAGAAATAGACAGGAAAATGAATTGA
- the glyQ gene encoding glycine--tRNA ligase subunit alpha, producing MYFQDLMLKLLEYWGSKGCTILEPYDVEKGAGTMNPHTFLRSLGPEPWKVVYVEPSRRPADARYGENPNRVYQHHQLQVILKPSPAEVQDLYLESLKAIGIDPLKHDIRFVEDNWEAPTLGAWGLGWEVWLDGMEITQFTYFQQVGSVNCDLESAELTYGLERIAMYIQDVDNIFDIEWCEGIKYGDIFKQAEYEHSVYSFEKANTERLSTLFNMYEEEAKAIIEEGLVLPSYDYVLKCSHAFNVLDARGAISVTERTHYISRVRNLAKLVAQKHLEQREKLGYPLLNKGGVSNE from the coding sequence ATGTATTTTCAGGATTTAATGCTGAAATTACTTGAATACTGGGGAAGTAAAGGCTGTACTATATTAGAACCTTATGATGTTGAAAAAGGTGCAGGAACAATGAATCCTCATACTTTTTTAAGATCTTTAGGGCCAGAACCATGGAAGGTGGTTTATGTAGAACCATCTAGAAGACCAGCAGATGCAAGATATGGTGAGAACCCTAATAGGGTATATCAACATCATCAGCTTCAAGTAATACTAAAACCTTCACCAGCTGAAGTGCAGGATCTTTATTTAGAAAGCTTAAAGGCTATAGGTATAGACCCATTAAAACATGATATAAGATTTGTAGAAGACAATTGGGAAGCACCTACCTTAGGAGCCTGGGGTTTAGGATGGGAAGTGTGGCTAGATGGAATGGAAATCACTCAATTTACATACTTCCAACAAGTAGGTAGTGTAAATTGCGATTTAGAATCTGCAGAACTTACCTATGGATTAGAAAGAATAGCTATGTATATTCAAGATGTAGACAATATCTTTGACATTGAATGGTGTGAAGGTATAAAGTATGGTGATATATTTAAACAAGCTGAATATGAACATTCAGTTTACAGTTTTGAAAAGGCAAATACTGAAAGACTTTCTACACTATTTAATATGTATGAGGAAGAAGCAAAAGCAATAATAGAAGAAGGCTTAGTTCTTCCTAGTTATGATTATGTTTTGAAATGTTCTCATGCTTTTAATGTATTAGATGCTAGAGGTGCTATAAGTGTTACAGAAAGAACACACTATATAAGTAGAGTTAGAAATTTAGCCAAACTAGTAGCACAAAAGCATTTAGAACAAAGAGAAAAACTGGGATATCCCCTTTTAAACAAGGGAGGTGTATCTAATGAATAA
- a CDS encoding helix-turn-helix transcriptional regulator encodes MVIHIQLSERQEKILDIVKENQPITAEAIAKRLKLTRGTLRPDLAILTMSGILDARPKVGYFYTGKTSLSFVSEKIKTIKVSDIKSVPIAVDEEVSTYDALVTLFLEDVSSIFVTSNGFLTGVVSRKDFLKNAMGGIDLTKIPVGIIMTRMPNIVITTADETALDAAIKLIEHEVDSLPVVEELKMEDGKEEYKIIGKVSKTTITRLFVELGKND; translated from the coding sequence GTGGTGATTCACATTCAATTAAGTGAAAGACAAGAAAAGATATTGGATATTGTAAAGGAAAATCAGCCAATTACTGCTGAAGCTATAGCTAAAAGACTTAAATTGACAAGGGGAACTTTGCGACCGGATTTAGCCATTCTTACTATGTCTGGTATATTAGATGCTAGACCAAAAGTTGGATATTTTTATACAGGCAAGACCTCTCTCAGTTTTGTATCAGAAAAGATAAAGACCATAAAGGTATCAGATATTAAGTCAGTGCCAATAGCAGTTGATGAAGAAGTGAGTACTTATGATGCCTTGGTGACACTATTTTTAGAAGATGTAAGCTCAATATTTGTTACTTCAAATGGGTTTTTAACAGGTGTAGTTTCGAGAAAAGATTTTTTAAAGAATGCAATGGGTGGAATTGATTTAACCAAGATACCTGTAGGGATTATAATGACAAGAATGCCCAATATAGTAATAACAACAGCTGATGAAACTGCATTAGATGCTGCTATAAAACTAATAGAGCATGAAGTGGATAGTCTTCCTGTGGTTGAAGAATTGAAGATGGAAGATGGCAAAGAAGAGTATAAGATTATTGGAAAAGTTTCAAAAACTACAATTACCCGTTTATTTGTAGAATTAGGGAAAAATGATTGA
- a CDS encoding pyruvate, water dikinase regulatory protein, protein MEPNVVVYILSDSIGETGEQVAKAAASQFNSGKYEIRRFPYITEEEQITEIFEEAKEEKSVIVFTIVIEKLRQFVLEKSVEFNIPAVDLMSPVLNAIESVVGFQPKRESGIIRRLDEQYFKKVEAVEFAVKYDDGKDTRGIKKSDIVLVGVSRTSKTPLSMYLAHKNYKVANVPLVPEVPAPAELFEKDPKRVFGLVANPEKLNEIRQERLKSLGLSNNANYASISRIEEELVYSKQLMEKLNCRVIDVSNKAVEETAGIILDMIKQDFGEDKEN, encoded by the coding sequence ATGGAACCAAATGTAGTAGTATATATATTATCTGACTCTATTGGTGAAACTGGTGAACAAGTAGCTAAAGCTGCAGCAAGTCAGTTTAATTCTGGTAAATATGAAATTAGAAGATTTCCTTATATTACAGAAGAGGAACAAATAACTGAAATATTTGAAGAGGCAAAGGAAGAAAAAAGTGTTATTGTATTTACTATAGTAATAGAAAAGCTTAGACAATTTGTTTTGGAAAAATCTGTAGAATTCAACATACCTGCTGTAGATTTAATGAGTCCAGTTTTAAATGCAATAGAAAGTGTTGTAGGATTTCAACCAAAGAGGGAATCTGGAATTATTAGAAGATTAGACGAACAGTATTTTAAAAAGGTAGAGGCAGTAGAATTTGCTGTCAAATATGATGATGGCAAGGATACAAGAGGGATAAAAAAATCTGATATAGTTTTAGTAGGAGTATCTAGAACGTCTAAGACACCTTTAAGTATGTATTTAGCACACAAGAACTATAAAGTTGCCAATGTACCCTTAGTACCAGAAGTACCAGCACCAGCTGAACTATTTGAAAAAGATCCAAAGAGGGTATTTGGACTTGTTGCAAATCCTGAAAAATTAAATGAAATTAGACAAGAACGACTAAAATCTTTAGGCTTAAGTAATAACGCAAACTACGCAAGTATTTCAAGAATAGAGGAAGAACTTGTATATTCTAAGCAATTAATGGAGAAGCTTAATTGTAGGGTAATAGATGTTTCTAATAAAGCTGTTGAAGAAACTGCAGGTATTATACTTGATATGATAAAACAGGATTTTGGAGAAGATAAAGAAAACTAG
- the rpoD gene encoding RNA polymerase sigma factor RpoD codes for MGNEKSKKEKMEAVKALISKGKKNGLLTYKEIMDSLEEIDLDTEQIDEIYQSLEDMGIDIVGDKEDDILLDTDDEEPDAKNEDLTPPKGISVDDPVRMYLKEIGKIPLLTAEEEVELAKRMEAGDEIAKKRLAEANLRLVVSIAKRYVGRGMLFLDLIQEGNLGLMKAVEKFDYRKGYKFSTYATWWIRQAITRAIADQARTIRIPVHMVETINKLMRVSRQLVQELGRDPTPEEIGKEMNMEVEKVREIMKIAQEPVSLETPIGEEEDSHLGDFIPDDEAQAPAEAATFTLLKEQLLEVLDTLTPREQKVLRLRFGLDDGRARTLEEVGKEFDVTRERIRQIEAKALRKLRHPSRSKKLKDFLE; via the coding sequence ATGGGAAACGAAAAGAGTAAAAAAGAAAAAATGGAAGCAGTAAAAGCGCTAATCAGTAAAGGAAAAAAGAATGGGTTGCTAACATACAAGGAAATAATGGATAGTCTAGAAGAAATAGATTTAGATACAGAACAAATTGATGAAATATATCAAAGTTTAGAAGATATGGGGATTGATATAGTAGGAGATAAGGAAGATGATATTCTTTTAGATACTGATGATGAAGAACCTGATGCAAAGAATGAAGATTTAACACCACCTAAGGGAATAAGTGTTGATGACCCAGTTAGAATGTATTTAAAGGAAATAGGGAAGATACCTCTCCTTACAGCTGAAGAAGAAGTAGAATTAGCTAAGAGAATGGAAGCTGGAGATGAAATAGCTAAAAAAAGGCTTGCAGAAGCTAATTTAAGGTTGGTTGTTAGTATTGCAAAAAGATATGTAGGTAGAGGAATGTTGTTTCTAGATTTAATACAAGAAGGTAATCTAGGTCTGATGAAGGCTGTAGAAAAATTTGATTATAGAAAAGGATATAAATTTAGTACCTATGCAACTTGGTGGATACGCCAAGCAATTACAAGAGCTATCGCCGATCAAGCTAGAACCATAAGAATTCCTGTTCATATGGTTGAAACTATAAATAAACTTATGAGGGTATCAAGGCAATTAGTCCAAGAATTAGGTAGAGATCCGACTCCAGAAGAAATCGGCAAGGAAATGAATATGGAAGTAGAAAAAGTTAGAGAAATAATGAAAATTGCACAAGAGCCAGTTTCTTTGGAAACACCTATTGGAGAGGAAGAGGATAGTCATTTAGGAGATTTTATACCAGATGATGAAGCTCAAGCTCCAGCAGAAGCTGCTACTTTTACTCTTTTGAAAGAGCAACTTCTAGAAGTATTAGATACTTTAACACCTAGAGAACAAAAAGTATTAAGGCTAAGATTTGGACTTGATGATGGAAGAGCAAGAACCCTTGAAGAGGTAGGAAAAGAATTTGATGTTACAAGGGAGAGAATTAGGCAAATTGAGGCAAAAGCTTTAAGGAAATTAAGGCATCCTAGTAGAAGTAAAAAACTTAAAGATTTCTTAGAATAA
- a CDS encoding DUF4342 domain-containing protein: MDVSIEKVDMVVARTGVSYSKAKEALEKSDGDVVEAIIFIESSNKSFSENIGNKGEEILDKIRESIKKGNVTKIIIKKDGEIIMNIPITAGAIGTILSPEIALLGASAALLSKCSFEIVKEDGEIVNINETVEQKFRGN, encoded by the coding sequence ATGGATGTATCCATAGAAAAAGTTGACATGGTAGTTGCTAGAACAGGTGTAAGTTATAGCAAAGCAAAGGAAGCTTTAGAAAAATCTGATGGAGATGTAGTAGAAGCTATAATATTTATTGAATCTAGTAATAAATCTTTTTCAGAGAATATAGGAAATAAAGGAGAAGAAATTCTTGATAAAATTAGGGAGTCTATCAAAAAAGGTAATGTAACTAAAATAATTATTAAAAAAGATGGAGAAATAATCATGAATATTCCTATTACCGCTGGTGCCATTGGAACTATATTATCCCCTGAAATAGCTCTTTTAGGAGCTAGTGCAGCATTACTTTCAAAATGCAGTTTTGAAATTGTAAAAGAAGACGGAGAAATTGTTAATATAAATGAAACTGTTGAACAAAAGTTCAGAGGAAATTAA